The following proteins are co-located in the Zonotrichia albicollis isolate bZonAlb1 chromosome 1, bZonAlb1.hap1, whole genome shotgun sequence genome:
- the TIGD5 gene encoding tigger transposable element-derived protein 5 yields MPGGEPEEGGGMAGGRRAGGGGGSSASPGGVSVKMSLRRAYSIKDKLQAIERVKKGERQASVCRAFGVPGGTLRGWLKDEAKLRWFLEQLGGEVGTQRKKMRLANEEEIDRAVYAWFLALRQHGVPLSGPLIQAQAEAFARQIYGPECTFKASHGWFWRWQKRHGISSQRIYGEGGLPAEPERAPATRAEVLPDAGGYGDEQIYNANITRLFWKLLPGSGITARRPARGERVTVLLAANLTGSHKLKPLVVGGLRNPASLRHHNQEKFPACYRYSPEARLAPALLRAWFFEDFVPGVKRYLRRSCLQQKAVLLLSSAPSRSGGGTEDSPPLQTPDGSIRALFLSKSPSGSGLAGAGGRIPAPLEQGVVSAFKQLYKRELLRLAVSCGGPGSPADFVRSFLLKDMLYLAGLSWDLIPPGSIEKCWLLGLRAAFEPQPGEEEHGDTPGGEEGGGDSKVFSDLTHLAALAFKCLAPEEVSDWLHLDDAAPGAEEDDGGEEEGAEEDDEEEAAGGRRGGEGGDPLLPTAGEAIQGLETALRWLEGQDPREVGPLRLVQLRSLISMAQRLRRGRSPQS; encoded by the coding sequence ATGCCCGGGGGGGAGCCGGAGGAGGGCGGGGGAATGGCGGGAGGGCGGCgggcaggaggaggtggaggcaGCAGCGCATCGCCCGGGGGAGTGTCGGTGAAGATGTCGCTTCGCCGCGCCTACTCCATCAAGGACAAGCTCCAGGCCATCGAGAGGGTGAAGAAGGGCGAGCGCCAGGCGTCGGTGTGCCGCGCTTTCGGGGTGCCGGGGGGCACTCTCCGGGGGTGGCTGAAGGACGAGGCGAAGCTCCGCTGGTTCCTGGAGCAGCTCGGCGGCGAGGTGGGCACCCAGCGCAAGAAGATGCGCTTGGCCAACGAGGAGGAGATCGACCGCGCCGTCTACGCCTGGTTCCTCGCCCTGCGGCAGCACGGCGTGCCGCTCTCCGGACCCCTCATCCAAGCACAAGCGGAAGCCTTCGCCCGGCAGATCTACGGGCCTGAGTGCACCTTCAAGGCGAGCCACGGCTGGTTCTGGCGCTGGCAGAAGCGCCACGGCATCTCCAGCCAGCGCATCTACGGCGAAGGCGGCCTCCCCGCCGAGCCCGAGCGCGCCCCCGCCACCCGCGCCGAGGTCCTGCCCGATGCCGGCGGCTACGGGGACGAGCAGATCTACAACGCCAACATCACCAGGCTCTTCTGGAAGCTTCTCCCCGGTTCTGGAATCACGGCGAGGCGTCCTGCCCGCGGTGAGCGCGTCACGGTGCTGCTGGCCGCCAACTTGACCGGCTCCCACAAACTCAAGCCTTTGGTGGTCGGGGGTCTCCGCAATCCCGCCAGCCTCCGGCATCACAACCAGGAGAAATTCCCGGCTTGCTACCGCTACAGCCCCGAGGCTCGGCTGGCGCCGGCGCTTCTGAGGGCTTGGTTCTTTGAGGACTTCGTGCCGGGCGTGAAGCGGTACCTGAGGcggagctgcctgcagcagaaggccgtgctgctgctcagctccgcTCCGTCCCGCTCTGGAGGGGGAACTGAGGATTCTCCGCCGCTCCAGACTCCGGATGGATCCATCCGTGCGCTGTTCCTCTCCAAGAGTCCCTCAGGGAGCGGCTTGGCCGGAGCAGGAGGCCGAATCCCGGCGCCGCTGGAGCAAGGGGTGGTGTCGGCCTTCAAGCAGCTCTACAAGCGGGAATTGCTGCGCTTGGCCGTGTCCTGCGGCGGCCCCGGCAGCCCCGCGGATTTCGTGCGCTCCTTCCTCCTCAAGGACATGTTGTACCTGGCTGGGCTCTCCTGGGATCTCATCCCGCCGGGATCCATCGAgaagtgctggctgctggggctgcgcGCCGCCTTCGAGCCCCAGCCCGGCGAGGAAGAGCACGGGGACACCCCCGGAGGGGAGGAAGGCGGAGGGGACAGCAAGGTCTTCAGTGACCTGACCCACCTGGCCGCCTTGGCCTTCAAGTGCTTGGCTCCCGAGGAGGTGTCCGACTGGTTGCACTTGGATGATGCAGCTCCGGGTGCGGAGGAGGACGATGGTGGCGAGGAGGAAGGCGCcgaggaggatgatgaggaggaagcagctggtgGCAGAAGgggtggggaaggaggagatCCTTTGCTGCCCACGGCTGGGGAAGCCATCCAGGGTCTGGAGACGGCGCTGCGCtggctggagggacaggacccgCGGGAGGTGGGGCCGCTGAGGCTGGTGCAGCTCCGCTCCCTCATCTCCATGGCCCAGCGGCTGCGCCGCGGCCGCAGCCCCCAATCCtag